A DNA window from Aureibaculum sp. 2308TA14-22 contains the following coding sequences:
- a CDS encoding SRPBCC family protein translates to MNTTKSNSDKSYGIYHDLTIKTPIEKVFEAVSEPEHLINWWPLKCQGIPEIGNECNFYFTSEYDWYGKVSKLIPNKSFHIEMTKSDSDWNSTTFGFDLKEKNDKTLLSFSHTGWQECNSHFRISSFCWAMLLNGLKDYLEKGIILPFEERS, encoded by the coding sequence ATGAACACAACCAAATCAAATTCAGATAAAAGTTATGGTATTTACCACGACCTGACTATAAAAACTCCCATTGAAAAAGTGTTTGAGGCGGTATCAGAGCCAGAACATTTAATCAATTGGTGGCCTTTAAAATGTCAGGGAATTCCTGAAATTGGTAATGAATGTAATTTTTACTTTACGTCCGAATATGATTGGTACGGAAAAGTGAGCAAATTAATCCCAAATAAAAGTTTCCATATTGAAATGACAAAGTCTGATTCAGATTGGAATTCTACAACCTTTGGGTTCGATTTAAAAGAAAAAAACGATAAAACCCTGCTTAGCTTTTCTCACACAGGTTGGCAGGAGTGTAATTCGCATTTTCGCATATCTTCATTTTGTTGGGCAATGTTGCTTAACGGTTTAAAGGATTATTTAGAAAAAGGAATCATTTTACCTTTTGAAGAAAGAAGTTAA